In Microbulbifer agarilyticus, the DNA window TAACCTTGTCTGTGGGCATTGGCCCGCAAAATGGCATGCCTATCTGGGGTGGTAGTGCCACCAAGCTGATGGCGCGCCCGGAAGATAAGAACGAGCGCCAGCGGATTCTGAACAATGCGGTGGGCGAACTGCTCAGGGACCTGCCGCCTGCGGCCTGATTGGGGATAAACTCCAGCCGTGTGCGGTAGCATTTACCCATACCTATACCCACACCCAATTCCAATAACGTTTCGGCAAGGATGCCGGTACTCTCACTGAACGACCGGGAGAAGACATGGCTTCATTGCGAAAATTTATAACCACGGCCACTCTGGGGCTGATAGCTGCCCTAATCCTTGGGGGGTGTGCTGCACCCAATCCGGTGGCGGTCGACTATGACCCCAATTTCAAGTTCGCCAACCTACGCAGCTATCACCTGCTAGACACCCTCGCCAATGGTCCTGTGTCTCCGTTTGAAAGCAAGCGTGCCAGTCAGGCAGTGGACGATGTGCTGAAAGGGCGTTACCAGCCCGCAGACAGCCGCGAGACCGCGGACTTTCTGGTACGGGTGCAGTTATTCAGCGCCGATAAGGTCGCAGTACACGAAGACCCTTTTTCCATCTATGGCGGCTACGGCTATTTTGGCTTCGGCTGGCGTCCGCCGCTGCGGGTGCGGGAGTACCGCGAGACCACGCTGATCGTGGATGTGCTGTCCCCGGAAAATGCACCGCTGTGGCGCGGTTCCATGCCTTCTAGCGCTGGTCGACAACAGTCGCCAGAGCAGCAATTGTTCCGCTTGCGTGAAGAAGCCGGCCAGATTCTGGCGAGCTTCCCACCCTACACAGATGTAGGTTACGACTGATCCTGGTTGTAAGAATTTCCTAGGAACGAACTGAATGAGTGATAACAAGGACCTGCGCCCGCAGTTTACCCGGGGCGCAGTGGATGTCGTTGAGCGCAAAAGTGCTTACAACGGTTTTTTCAAACTGGACAAGCTGCGCCTGCGTCACCGCCTTTTTCGCGGTGGTTGGGGCAGCGAGATGGAACGTGAACTGTTTGTGCGGGGCGATGCAGTGGGTGTGTTGCTGTATGACCCCGAACACCAACTGGTGGCGCTGACTGAGCAGTTCCGTGTTGGTGCGCTGGAGCGAGAAGCCGGCCCCTGGTGCCTGGAAGTGGTTGCCGGGATGGTCGAAGAAGGTGAATCACTGGAAGACGTGGCCCGCCGCGAGTTACAAGAGGAGGCCGGTGTCACCGCGCAGGAACTGCACTTTATCCGCAGTTACCTTCCCAGTCCTGGCGGCACTTGTGAGCGCATGCACCTTTTTTGTGCCTGCGTAGACCTGCGTGATCGCGAGGGATTGTTTGGGCTGGCCGATGAGCATGAGGATATTCGCTTGCGGGTATTCCCGCTGGAGACAGTGATGGCGGCCGTGGATAGCGGTGACAGTGCCATCGACAACGCGGCCAGCATCATCAGCCTGCAGTGGCTGCAGCTGAACCGGGAACGGCTGCGCTGAGTCATGGAAATGGATCCGGCTTTCGGGTCACAGCTAAACAGTTCCGGTCGATAGCGAATCTCAAATAGCTAGATGTGGCGGATGGTGCCAAGCTAGTAAATGGTCACTTTTTCGCTCGGCTCGTGATGGTGCTATGCGTACTCGCTATGTCTTGGGTGGTTTTTGTCCAGGCTTCGAGCTCGGTAGCCGCAATTTACATTTGTCGCAGACAAATTGAGAGCTGAGTCACGGCGTGAACACAACAGGAGTGTCGATAATGGCAGTACCGGCAGACGCAGGCCGACCGCAAACTGTGGCGCCCGCAGGCAAGCCCCGGGAGGCTCAGGTAAGCGGTGGTCGAGCGCGCTATCGCGTGGACCTGACGACCTATCACGCAGACTGCGACGCGAACTACCTGCGCCTGTGTAAATTAATGCCGGAGCTCGCGACCAATCAAAACTGGCGCTACCAGATACCTCAGGGAATCCTGGAAATGGCGGTGCTAGATCGCAGTCGCTACACCACCGAGGTCAGCTTGCGTGCCTCGGCGGCGGCCTCGAGTGATCGAGGCGATGGTTGGCTGACGCCACCCCCGATTACCGTGCGCCTGTATCACGATGCGCGCATGGCGGAAGTGGTCGCGATAAATGGACAAGGGCCTGTGGGGGGGGACGGATTGAACTTCCGCTACCCAAACCCGGCCATGCATAACGAAGATGAACGCCAACAGGTCAACCGTTATTTAAGTGAATGGTTGGCCCACTGCCTGGCAAATGCCCGTGCGGAATTTACGCTTCCAGCGGGTATTAACGGCAAGTCCGAGTAGGCCGGGCTGCCGTATAGCAAAAGGAATAGCAGGCAGACACGGACGTAGCGGCAAGGTGAGATAGTGAGTAACCATCCAGAAAAAGCAGTACATCGACTGATCCAGATTACCGACCCCCATATTGGTGGCCGGCCGGATTATCAGTTGCTCGGTCTGGATACCGGCCACACCCTCGACGAGGTTCTTTCGGTCCTTGAGGGCGGCGCCGTGCCGCCTGAAGTGATGGTGGTGACTGGCGATGTATCTGCCAATAGCTCAGAGGCCGCCTACCGCCGCTTTTTGCACAAGATGCAGCGGGTGACCTCGCCCTGGTACTGGATTCCTGGTAATCACGACAACCCGCAACGTATGGATCAACTGGCGCCCCGGCGCCGTCCGGAAGTTGTTGAGCTTGGTAACTGGCGGTTGCTGCTGCTGGACACCAGTGTACCCGGGCAAATCTGCGGTGGCTTCAGCACCGAGGAACTCACCCGAATCGAACAGTTGATCGCCAGCCATAACGACTCCCACCTACTGCTGATGATGCATCACCAACCGGTGCCGGTGGGCAGCCACTGGATCGACGGCCATATGTTACGGGAAGGCTGTGATGCCTTTATCGAGCTGGTGCGCGGTGCGCCAAACGTGCGTGCGATCACCTGGGGGCACGTACACCAGCAGTACGACAGCCACCTCGGCAGCGTCGGCCTGCATGCGACACCTTCCACTTCTGTGCAGTTCACCCCGGGTAGCGGCCCGTTCGCGGTGGATGACCAGATGCCCGGTTACCGCTGGTTCGACCTGCACCAGGACGGCAGCTATGAAACCGGCGTGGAGCGGGTGGCCATCGCCGAATACAGCGTTGATCTGGCTTCCTCAGGTTACTGATTCCGGCTTCCCTCTCGCGCACAGAGTAATCTCCCCTTTGCGCTTCTTAACCTGTCGTTGATGACTACACGGCCAGCTGTCTATTATAAAATGGCACCTGAATTCGCGGTTTGGTGGTACCGGATTCGTGCGGAGAGGCTAGTGGTCTGCTACAAGGCGACGACTGGCGGCCCCGCAGCCCTAACACATTCATCAGGAAGTGAGGTCACCATGCACAAACGTTATTCCTATATTCTCTCCCTGTTGGTCGCCACAGTATTGGTTGCCGGTTGTGTGCAAACCCCGGTTGTGTCGCAGGCGGATGAGCAAGACGGTCTTGTCCCGCGCCAAACCGGCCTCGATAGCGTCAGCGCGGCGTTTGCCTTCGATCTCAGCGGTGCCAAGGTTTACCTGGAGCCGGTTGCGGTTGAGTACAGCAAGCGTCACCCCAATGCGACCTCGCCTCTGCGCGCCAAGGACTACGAACTGCGCGATAAAGATATGCTCAGGTTGCAGGAGTTACTGGGCGAAACCCTGAGTGAGCGCTTCCTGCTGCCCCGTCAGAGTCAGCTGGTTGCCGACCGTGCAGAAGCGGATTATGTGATGCAACTGGATCTGAGTCGCTTCGCACTCGGTGCACCCATTGACCCGCTAGTGTCGCCTTGGCGTACCTACACCACCCAGAGCGCCCACGGTGTGCTGTCCGGTGAGTTGACTGATAGTAATGGCAACCCCGTTATGCGTTTCAGCGATCGCCGCGACATCGGGGAAAACTTTGGCAGTTTCGGGCCCAGTGGCCGCCTCGAGCGCTTCAATAACGTGACTTTCTGGCACGATATGCGAGTGGACCTGCGCCGGGCCTTTGCCAGCCTGGACGAATCCCTGCGCTAAGAGATCTGATGACTGCCGCCGGTACTTCTGCCGGCGGCATCGTTATAATCCCCTGCATGTCGCAATCTGATACCCAAGCCAGCCAAGATCGCCCCTTGCTTGTTTACCTGCACGGGTTCCTGTCTTCACCGCAGTCGTTTAAATGTCAGCAACTGAAACAGTGGCTGCAGGCTACCCGCCCGGATATTGTGTTCTACGCGCCGTTGATTTCGCCTTATCCAGCCGAGGCTGCCGCAGCGCTGGGTAAGGCGCTGGAAGATTTCACCGTGCAGCACCAGGGGCCCATCGGCCTTGTGGGTAGCTCCATGGGTGGTTTCTGGAGCACCTGGCTGGCGGAACAGCACAAGCTGCCGGCGGTGGTGGTGAACCCCGCGGTGACGCCTTCGCGCTTTATGCCGAACTATATCGGCCAGGACCTGAAGCCCTATAGTGGTGAGGATTTTACCTACCGCTTGCAGCGCGAAGATGTGGATAATATGCAGCGTCTGGAGGCGGAAATTCCCGGCACATTGGGTGGCCGCTACTGGCTGCTTGCCCAGCGCGGTGATGAAACCCTGGATTGCCGCGAAGCCGAGCAGTTTTACCTGGGCCATCGCCAGACCGTCGAGGATGGTGGCGATCACAGTTTTCAGGGATTTGATCGCTATATGGCACCACTGGTAGATTTCCTGTTTGCAGATAGCTGACGACACCCATTTAGACTCTGTACAACACCTATTACAACACCCATAACAACACCCAAGCAGTAGGCGCCGGCCACGGCGAACAAAATCTATGGCCAATTACTCCGCAGAAGATATCGAGGTACTGACGGGACTCGACCCGGTGAAAAAGCGCCCGGGGATGTATACCGAAACCACCCGTCCCAACCACCTCGCCCAGGAAGTGATCGACAACAGTGTCGATGAAGCCCTCGCCGGGCATGCGAAAAAGATTGAAGTGGTGTTGCACAAGGACCACTCCATCTCGGTAAGTGATGATGGCCGCGGTATGCCGGTGGATATCCACCCGGAACAGGGGCGTCCCGGTGTGGAGGTGATCCTGTCGACGCTGCACGCGGGCGGTAAGTTCTCCAATAATAATTACCAGTTCTCCGGCGGCCTGCACGGGGTGGGTGTGTCCGTGGTGAATGCCCTGTCCAAAGTGCTCGAGGTTACTATTCAGCGCGATGGCAAGGTCCACCGTATTGGTTTTCAGGACGGTGAAAAAGCCTCTGACCTGGAAGTGGTGGGCGAGTGTGGCAAGCGCACCACCGGCACCAGCGTGCGTTTCCTGCCGGATCCGAAGTATTTCGATTCCTTCAAATTCTCGGTGCCGCGCCTGCGTCACCTGTTGCGCGCTAAAGCGGTACTGTGCCCCGGTCTCAGCGTCACCTTTATCAATGAGCAGGACGGTGAGTCCGACCAGTGGTTTTATGAGGATGGTCTCAAGGATTACCTTGCCGCCGCAAACCAGGGTTGGGAAGTACTGCCGGCAGAACCGTTCGTGGGCAACTTCGCGGCGGAAACCGAAGCGGCCGATTGGGCGGTGCAGTGGCTGCCTGAAGGCGGCGAGGTTACCGCCGAATCCTATGTGAACCTGATTCCTACCGCGCAGGGTGGTACCCATGTGAACGGCCTGCGTGCGGGCCTGCTGGATGCCATGCGCGAGTACTGCGAAATCCGCAACCTGTTACCCCGTGGGGTAAAACTGGGTCCGGAAGATATTTGGAACCAGTGTTCTTACGTGCTTTCTGCCAAACTGGCTGACCCACAGTTTTCCGGGCAGACCAAGGAGCGTTTGAGCTCCCGTGAAGCCACCGCATTTATCTCTGGTGTGGCCAAAGATGCATTCGGCCTGTGGTTGAACCAACACACCGAAGACGGCGATAAACTTGCTGAGCTGTGTATCAGTAATGCACAGAAACGTTTGCGTTCGGCGAAAAAGGTTGCGCGGAAGAAAGTGACTCAAGGCCCTGCACTGCCGGGCAAGCTCGCCGATTGTTCCAGCGGTGATACCAATCGCTCCGAACTGTTCCTGGTGGAGGGGGATTCCGCGGGTGGTTCCGCCAAGCAGGCGAGGGATCGCGAATTCCAGGCGATCATGCCACTGCGCGGTAAGATCCTGAATACCTGGGAAGTGGACTCCAGTGAAATCCTCGCCAGCCAGGAAGTGCATGATATTGCCGTGGCGCTGGGCGTGGATCCGGGTAGCGACAACTTGGAAGGCCTGCGCTACAACAAAATCTGTATCCTCGCGGATGCGGACTCCGATGGTCTGCACATTGCCACCCTGTTGTGTGCACTGTTCCTGCGTCACTTCCGCCCGCTGATTACTGCCGGCCATGTGTATGTTGCCATGCCGCCGCTGTTCCGTATCGATATCGGAAAGGAGGTCTACTACGCCCTCGACGATGCCGAGCGCCAGGGTATTCTCGATCGCATTGCAGCAGAAAAAAAGAAAGGCAAAATTCAGGTAACGCGATTCAAGGGGCTGGGTGAAATGAACCCGCTGCAGCTGCGCGAAACCACCATGGACCCGAACACCCGTCGTCTGGTGCAGCTGTACATTGAGTCTGGTGACGACAGCAACCAGTTGCTGGATATGCTGCTGGCGAAAAAGCGTGCGAGTGATCGCAAGCAGTGGCTGGAAAGCAAGGGCAACCTCGCCGAGGTCGGTTAAATAACCAGTCACAAAAAAGCCCCGCATTGCTGGGCTTTTTTGTTTGCATAAATAAAAAAGAAATCGTGCTCGATGTCTGTCGCAAAAAATAGGTTAATACTTTTCTACATCCGCGATTGCAGGCCAAACCAGGCCGAAACGTATACCTGCCAATAGAATGACAAAGGAAGTTTCCAAAGCGAGAAAGGTGCCGATGGGATGCCCGGGCACGCCGCGCACCATCAGGTAAATTAAATACACTGCTGCAATCAGGTTGGCTGCGAGCGTCAGGTTGATTGCGTAATCCCGTCGCTGCCAGAGTGATTTGCACAGTAATAAATTTAGTGCCGCGGTACCGGCGAGCATTACGCCGGGCAGTATCAGCAGTAAGCGTCGGGAAATGCCAGTCGAGTCGTCGGATAGCAGTGGCCAGACGGCGACAAAATGTCCGCGGGCGCCGAGAACCAGCAGCAAACCGAGAAGCACGGCACCGACTGCTGCGAGGTTATACAGGGCGTTGCGCTGAGAATCGCGCGTTGCACTAAAAGCCGACATCGTGCTCTCCCGGGGTCGCCAAACCACATTCGTAAGCGAAGACTACTGCCTGGGCACGATCACGCAGCCCTAGCTTTGACAGTAAGCTGGAGACATGACTTTTTACCGTGGCCGCACCAATAAACAGGGCTTCGGCAATCTCGGCATTGCTTTTACCCGCGGCGATTGCCGTCAGTACTTCGCGTTCGCGGGATGTCAGCCGCTGCAGACGTTCGGCCAGGTTGCGTTCGGTTCCCAACTTTTGCGCGAACTGGCTGATCAGGCGTTGGGTGATGCCGGGGGCGAGCATGGCACCGCCCTCGGCGACCGTGCGTACCGCGTCGACGAGGGCTTCCGGCGGGATGTCTTTTAGTACAAAGCCACTGGCGCCCGCGCGCAGTGCGCGAAACACGTATTCGTCGGGATCAAAAGTGGTGAGGATGATGACTCGGCATGCTGTGTCGCCGGTTTCCAGGATGCGCGCGGTGGCTTCCAGGCCATCCATCTCTGGCATACGGATATCCATCAAAATAACATCCGGCTGCTGAGTGCGTGCGGCCTCGATCGCTTCTACACCGGTGCCGGCCTCGGCGACTACTTCAATGTCGGGCTCGTTATCCAACACCAGGGCAAAACCACGCCGCACCAGGGCCTGGTCGTCCACCACCATGACTCGCAACATCATCTTCCCCCTGTCGCTGTGGGTAATTGCGCAGTTATTTCAAATCCGCCATGAGCGAGCACCCCCGCGTGTAAGTGGCCGCCGAGCAATTCTGCACGCTCACGCATACCGGCAATACCATGTCCGGTATGAGGCCCGGAATGAGGCCCGGTACTAGGCTCGTCGCCAAATTTAGTGTCGCCGCTTGGCTCAGCGGTGCTGTGTCCATCGTCGCAAACACGAATGGATAGGCAATCGTTTTCTTTCTTTACGCTCACGTACACGCTGGCCTTCGAGCCGACATGCTTAACCACGTTGGTCAAAGACTCCTGAACAATGCGATAGGCGGCAAGCGAAACACTGGTGGGGACCGATTCCAGATCACCCTGCCTGTCGTATTCCACCTTGGGTACTACCAAGCGTACTTTTTCGATCAAGGCTGTCAGGTCATCCAGGTCCGGTTGTGGTGCGAGGGCGGCTGCATCGCTGGCGGGGCGCAACACACCGAGTAAATCCCGCATTTCTGCCATGGCCTGGCGACCTGCCGTTTCGACCGCGGCCAATGCTTCACTCGCTGCTTCGGGGTTGTTGCGACTGATCGCTCTGGCAGCGCCGGCCTGAACCGTCATCAGGCTAACCTGGTGCGCCACCACGTCGTGCATCTCGCGCGCAATGCGCGTGCGTTCCGCGGCCACCGCGCGTTCGGCCTCGGCGTTGCGTTCGCGTTCCAGGTAATCCGCCCGTTCTTCCAATAAACGCAGGTATTCGCCGCGAAAACGCAGTCGGCGACCGATGTACCAGAGCGCCCAAACCAACATCACCGTTACAGTGCCGCCGGCTGTGGGTTCAACCAGGGTGTTTTGATCGATTGCCACGAACAAGATGGCGGCAATAACCCCAATGAAAGTGGCCCGAGTATTCGCCTCATAGCGGCCGAGCGCGTAGAGAGAAAATGCCAGGGCGACGATGCCATCGACGGGCAAGCCCAGCTCCAGTATCAGCATGGCGGCAAGCACAACCGTATGCACCTGCCAGGGGTGCGTGCGACGCCACAACAGGGCGAAGCAGCCTATGAAGCCGCACTGGAAAGCCGCCACGTCCCACAGGCTTTGTAACGCGAGCACTTCGCCAGTGCGCGACCACATCAGCAGGGTTAATAACAAGGCGAGTATGGCGAGCAACAGATCGGTTAGGTGCGGCCAGCGCTCGAAGGGCCCACGGATTGGCTGCCATACCGGCCGTTTGGACAATTCTGTA includes these proteins:
- a CDS encoding metallophosphoesterase, with the translated sequence MSNHPEKAVHRLIQITDPHIGGRPDYQLLGLDTGHTLDEVLSVLEGGAVPPEVMVVTGDVSANSSEAAYRRFLHKMQRVTSPWYWIPGNHDNPQRMDQLAPRRRPEVVELGNWRLLLLDTSVPGQICGGFSTEELTRIEQLIASHNDSHLLLMMHHQPVPVGSHWIDGHMLREGCDAFIELVRGAPNVRAITWGHVHQQYDSHLGSVGLHATPSTSVQFTPGSGPFAVDDQMPGYRWFDLHQDGSYETGVERVAIAEYSVDLASSGY
- a CDS encoding DUF4136 domain-containing protein, with amino-acid sequence MASLRKFITTATLGLIAALILGGCAAPNPVAVDYDPNFKFANLRSYHLLDTLANGPVSPFESKRASQAVDDVLKGRYQPADSRETADFLVRVQLFSADKVAVHEDPFSIYGGYGYFGFGWRPPLRVREYRETTLIVDVLSPENAPLWRGSMPSSAGRQQSPEQQLFRLREEAGQILASFPPYTDVGYD
- a CDS encoding DUF1249 domain-containing protein, with product MAVPADAGRPQTVAPAGKPREAQVSGGRARYRVDLTTYHADCDANYLRLCKLMPELATNQNWRYQIPQGILEMAVLDRSRYTTEVSLRASAAASSDRGDGWLTPPPITVRLYHDARMAEVVAINGQGPVGGDGLNFRYPNPAMHNEDERQQVNRYLSEWLAHCLANARAEFTLPAGINGKSE
- the parE gene encoding DNA topoisomerase IV subunit B, with protein sequence MANYSAEDIEVLTGLDPVKKRPGMYTETTRPNHLAQEVIDNSVDEALAGHAKKIEVVLHKDHSISVSDDGRGMPVDIHPEQGRPGVEVILSTLHAGGKFSNNNYQFSGGLHGVGVSVVNALSKVLEVTIQRDGKVHRIGFQDGEKASDLEVVGECGKRTTGTSVRFLPDPKYFDSFKFSVPRLRHLLRAKAVLCPGLSVTFINEQDGESDQWFYEDGLKDYLAAANQGWEVLPAEPFVGNFAAETEAADWAVQWLPEGGEVTAESYVNLIPTAQGGTHVNGLRAGLLDAMREYCEIRNLLPRGVKLGPEDIWNQCSYVLSAKLADPQFSGQTKERLSSREATAFISGVAKDAFGLWLNQHTEDGDKLAELCISNAQKRLRSAKKVARKKVTQGPALPGKLADCSSGDTNRSELFLVEGDSAGGSAKQARDREFQAIMPLRGKILNTWEVDSSEILASQEVHDIAVALGVDPGSDNLEGLRYNKICILADADSDGLHIATLLCALFLRHFRPLITAGHVYVAMPPLFRIDIGKEVYYALDDAERQGILDRIAAEKKKGKIQVTRFKGLGEMNPLQLRETTMDPNTRRLVQLYIESGDDSNQLLDMLLAKKRASDRKQWLESKGNLAEVG
- a CDS encoding sensor histidine kinase, encoding MRSRPHTPTSDTPDTSYIHTELSKRPVWQPIRGPFERWPHLTDLLLAILALLLTLLMWSRTGEVLALQSLWDVAAFQCGFIGCFALLWRRTHPWQVHTVVLAAMLILELGLPVDGIVALAFSLYALGRYEANTRATFIGVIAAILFVAIDQNTLVEPTAGGTVTVMLVWALWYIGRRLRFRGEYLRLLEERADYLERERNAEAERAVAAERTRIAREMHDVVAHQVSLMTVQAGAARAISRNNPEAASEALAAVETAGRQAMAEMRDLLGVLRPASDAAALAPQPDLDDLTALIEKVRLVVPKVEYDRQGDLESVPTSVSLAAYRIVQESLTNVVKHVGSKASVYVSVKKENDCLSIRVCDDGHSTAEPSGDTKFGDEPSTGPHSGPHTGHGIAGMRERAELLGGHLHAGVLAHGGFEITAQLPTATGGR
- a CDS encoding YqiA/YcfP family alpha/beta fold hydrolase; translated protein: MTAAGTSAGGIVIIPCMSQSDTQASQDRPLLVYLHGFLSSPQSFKCQQLKQWLQATRPDIVFYAPLISPYPAEAAAALGKALEDFTVQHQGPIGLVGSSMGGFWSTWLAEQHKLPAVVVNPAVTPSRFMPNYIGQDLKPYSGEDFTYRLQREDVDNMQRLEAEIPGTLGGRYWLLAQRGDETLDCREAEQFYLGHRQTVEDGGDHSFQGFDRYMAPLVDFLFADS
- a CDS encoding NUDIX domain-containing protein, with the protein product MSDNKDLRPQFTRGAVDVVERKSAYNGFFKLDKLRLRHRLFRGGWGSEMERELFVRGDAVGVLLYDPEHQLVALTEQFRVGALEREAGPWCLEVVAGMVEEGESLEDVARRELQEEAGVTAQELHFIRSYLPSPGGTCERMHLFCACVDLRDREGLFGLADEHEDIRLRVFPLETVMAAVDSGDSAIDNAASIISLQWLQLNRERLR
- a CDS encoding response regulator; this translates as MLRVMVVDDQALVRRGFALVLDNEPDIEVVAEAGTGVEAIEAARTQQPDVILMDIRMPEMDGLEATARILETGDTACRVIILTTFDPDEYVFRALRAGASGFVLKDIPPEALVDAVRTVAEGGAMLAPGITQRLISQFAQKLGTERNLAERLQRLTSREREVLTAIAAGKSNAEIAEALFIGAATVKSHVSSLLSKLGLRDRAQAVVFAYECGLATPGEHDVGF